One window of the Panulirus ornatus isolate Po-2019 chromosome 12, ASM3632096v1, whole genome shotgun sequence genome contains the following:
- the LOC139752093 gene encoding uncharacterized protein isoform X1: protein MSGNEIPADDLRRRTEGEDHLHDNLQSTGQQHWSAVYIKEELMSSPEEAQNTNGLIDPLKVVKQEVGVVNELARSSDLNMPPMTRLHTTDSGAGRQLSESNSWLREVMAEVRATLCEPDGEATFMASGGGDPRYSNNTHYSTQYNGLLYMDDKTVNGYNSIDNLHYPNVTHNTQPSTSSGSAYRDSPSCPTSISPSNGNNISPTTHPPPSPSPFFSIHSNGHYPSPSPANYTSTSPVGQTPTSPIPYNSGNTTTGPASSSRAVNVSPVSPEPCVSIIFGAQASKDPNSTIPQSSGSAPLSTFNPVTELIIPDAYFHESMQQQGPSAYHSVPVPQGQSSDCFSQGPMASTNVEGKTSTYHTPSPTNSSPLVRQVSAGPSGGSPSQKRRSASCSSAYNNSRAGLIRNGRKRYGSQVSSLAPYSIEGTMLPLYTPPHNKYILPSTLASANEPLLSFNQTHLPSPYSNTETFPPLSQPQRSSLYSPPPYTLPKTEENSSFPPYILPPSNKITLTGDSSPQTYTHLGPQSYMTNSTPPSLSNQPDFPLYTNAPPVTFSGTSQLSVHSQMSSHSSSSSPVLPPFTSINSAPPVASTSSLALNQDSGNQVIELVNGDVTSNTLFWGDNSNTNIAAGTSDQNATRRTPSRIFSCALQATCSRCGVRFASSGHLKRHLQSHGSNRRFKCHLCDCAYSRQDNLKKHLLAAHGVSQIRNN from the exons ATGAGTGGCAACGAGATCCCTGCTGATGACCTGCGCAGGAGGACTGAAGGGGAAGATCACTTGCACGACAACCTCCAAAGCACAGGGCAGCAGCACTGGTCAGCAGTGTACATCAAGGAGGAGTTGATGTCGTCGCCAGAGGAGGCCCAGAACACCAACGGCTTGATCGACCCTCTGAAAGTGGTCAAGCAAGAAGTCGGCGTTGTGAACGAACTCGCCAGAAGCAGTGATCTCAACATGCCGCCCATGACCCGCCTCCATACCACAG ATAGTGGCGCCGGGCGACAGCTGAGCGAAAGCAACAGCTGGTTGAGGGAGGTAATGGCGGAAGTTCGAGCGACGCTATGCGAACCCGACGGCGAAGCCACCTTCATGGCCTCGGGCGGTGGCGACCCGCGGTACTCGAACAACACACACT ACTCGACACAGTACAACGGCTTGCTGTATATGGACGACAAGACTGTTAATGGGTACAACAGCATCGACAACCTGCATTACCCTAATGTCACCCATAATACCCAACCGTCCACGAGCTCCGGCAGCGCATATCGTGACAGCCCATCTTGTCCTACATCCATTAGTCCCTCTAATGGCAATAACATTAGCCCGactacccaccctcctcctagcCCCTCTCCTTTCTTCAGCATCCACTCGAATGGTCACTACCCTTCTCCTAGCCCTGCTAATTACACCAGCACAAGTCCAGTAGGTCAGACTCCTACTAGTCCGATTCCTTACAACAGCGGTAACACGACGACTGGCCCTGCTTCTTCAAGCCGTGCTGTCAACGTCTCCCCTGTCAGCCCCGAACCGTGCGTTTCCATCATCTTTGGGGCCCAAGCGTCGAAGGACCCCAACAGTACCATCCCCCAGTCCTCTGGCAGTGCTCCTTTGTCAACTTTTAACCCTGTCACAGAGCTTATAATACCAGATGCTTACTTTCATGAATCAATGCAGCAACAAGGACCATCTGCGTACCACTCGGTGCCCGTCCCACAAGGTCAGTCATCCGATTGCTTCAGCCAAGGGCCAATGGCATCAACAAATGTAGAAGGCAAGACTAGCACTTATCACACACCCTCGCCTACAAACAGTTCTCCCTTAGTACGCCAGGTTTCTGCTGGTCCAAGTGGCGGGTCACCATCGCAGAAACGTCGCAGCGCAAGTTGTTCTTCAGCATATAACAACTCTAGGGCTGGGCTGATCCGAAATGGTCGTAAACGATACGGCTCGCAAGTGAGCTCTTTGGCTCCATATTCGATCGAAGGGACCATGCTTCctctttacacaccacctcataACAAATACATCCTCCCCTCTACATTAGCGTCTGCCAATGAGCCTCTTCTGTCCTTCAACCaaactcaccttccctcaccgtaCAGCAACACTGAAACTTTTCCTCCCCTCAGTCAACCGCAACGTTCCTCCTTGTACAgtccacctccatacacattgCCTAAGACGGAAGAAAATTCCAGTTTCCCGCCATATATTCTTCCTCCTAGCAATAAGATTACCCTCACCGGTGACTCCTCTCCGCAGACATACACCCACCTCGGTCCACAGTCTTACATGACTAATTcaacaccaccatccttaagCAATCAacctgacttccctctctacacAAATGCCCCACCTGTCACATTCTCGGGCACATCTCAGCTTTCTGTTCATTCCCAAATGTCTTcccactcttcttcctcctcccctgtgcTCCCTCCGTTCACCAGCATAAACTCCGCGCCCCCTGTGGCCTCCACTTCCTCTCTCGCCTTAAACCAAGACAGTGGAAACCAGGTGATTGAACTAGTCAATGGAGACGTAACGTCAAATACGCTTTTTTGGGGTGACAATAGCAACACGAACATCGCTGCTGGCACCAGTGACCAAAACGCCACACGACGGACTCCTTCGCGGATCTTCAGCTGTGCACTTCAAGCCACTTGCAGCCGCTGTGGAGTCAGATTCGCCTCTTCTGGACATCTGAAGCGGCATCTTCAGTCCCACGGTTCCAACCGGCGGTTCAAATGCCATCTCTGTGACTGTGCCTATAGTCGGCAGGATAACCTTAAGAAGCACTTGTTGGCAGCCCATGGGGTTAGCCAAATCAGGAACAATTAG
- the LOC139752093 gene encoding uncharacterized protein isoform X3, whose protein sequence is MAEVRATLCEPDGEATFMASGGGDPRYSNNTHYSTQYNGLLYMDDKTVNGYNSIDNLHYPNVTHNTQPSTSSGSAYRDSPSCPTSISPSNGNNISPTTHPPPSPSPFFSIHSNGHYPSPSPANYTSTSPVGQTPTSPIPYNSGNTTTGPASSSRAVNVSPVSPEPCVSIIFGAQASKDPNSTIPQSSGSAPLSTFNPVTELIIPDAYFHESMQQQGPSAYHSVPVPQGQSSDCFSQGPMASTNVEGKTSTYHTPSPTNSSPLVRQVSAGPSGGSPSQKRRSASCSSAYNNSRAGLIRNGRKRYGSQVSSLAPYSIEGTMLPLYTPPHNKYILPSTLASANEPLLSFNQTHLPSPYSNTETFPPLSQPQRSSLYSPPPYTLPKTEENSSFPPYILPPSNKITLTGDSSPQTYTHLGPQSYMTNSTPPSLSNQPDFPLYTNAPPVTFSGTSQLSVHSQMSSHSSSSSPVLPPFTSINSAPPVASTSSLALNQDSGNQVIELVNGDVTSNTLFWGDNSNTNIAAGTSDQNATRRTPSRIFSCALQATCSRCGVRFASSGHLKRHLQSHGSNRRFKCHLCDCAYSRQDNLKKHLLAAHGVSQIRNN, encoded by the exons ATGGCGGAAGTTCGAGCGACGCTATGCGAACCCGACGGCGAAGCCACCTTCATGGCCTCGGGCGGTGGCGACCCGCGGTACTCGAACAACACACACT ACTCGACACAGTACAACGGCTTGCTGTATATGGACGACAAGACTGTTAATGGGTACAACAGCATCGACAACCTGCATTACCCTAATGTCACCCATAATACCCAACCGTCCACGAGCTCCGGCAGCGCATATCGTGACAGCCCATCTTGTCCTACATCCATTAGTCCCTCTAATGGCAATAACATTAGCCCGactacccaccctcctcctagcCCCTCTCCTTTCTTCAGCATCCACTCGAATGGTCACTACCCTTCTCCTAGCCCTGCTAATTACACCAGCACAAGTCCAGTAGGTCAGACTCCTACTAGTCCGATTCCTTACAACAGCGGTAACACGACGACTGGCCCTGCTTCTTCAAGCCGTGCTGTCAACGTCTCCCCTGTCAGCCCCGAACCGTGCGTTTCCATCATCTTTGGGGCCCAAGCGTCGAAGGACCCCAACAGTACCATCCCCCAGTCCTCTGGCAGTGCTCCTTTGTCAACTTTTAACCCTGTCACAGAGCTTATAATACCAGATGCTTACTTTCATGAATCAATGCAGCAACAAGGACCATCTGCGTACCACTCGGTGCCCGTCCCACAAGGTCAGTCATCCGATTGCTTCAGCCAAGGGCCAATGGCATCAACAAATGTAGAAGGCAAGACTAGCACTTATCACACACCCTCGCCTACAAACAGTTCTCCCTTAGTACGCCAGGTTTCTGCTGGTCCAAGTGGCGGGTCACCATCGCAGAAACGTCGCAGCGCAAGTTGTTCTTCAGCATATAACAACTCTAGGGCTGGGCTGATCCGAAATGGTCGTAAACGATACGGCTCGCAAGTGAGCTCTTTGGCTCCATATTCGATCGAAGGGACCATGCTTCctctttacacaccacctcataACAAATACATCCTCCCCTCTACATTAGCGTCTGCCAATGAGCCTCTTCTGTCCTTCAACCaaactcaccttccctcaccgtaCAGCAACACTGAAACTTTTCCTCCCCTCAGTCAACCGCAACGTTCCTCCTTGTACAgtccacctccatacacattgCCTAAGACGGAAGAAAATTCCAGTTTCCCGCCATATATTCTTCCTCCTAGCAATAAGATTACCCTCACCGGTGACTCCTCTCCGCAGACATACACCCACCTCGGTCCACAGTCTTACATGACTAATTcaacaccaccatccttaagCAATCAacctgacttccctctctacacAAATGCCCCACCTGTCACATTCTCGGGCACATCTCAGCTTTCTGTTCATTCCCAAATGTCTTcccactcttcttcctcctcccctgtgcTCCCTCCGTTCACCAGCATAAACTCCGCGCCCCCTGTGGCCTCCACTTCCTCTCTCGCCTTAAACCAAGACAGTGGAAACCAGGTGATTGAACTAGTCAATGGAGACGTAACGTCAAATACGCTTTTTTGGGGTGACAATAGCAACACGAACATCGCTGCTGGCACCAGTGACCAAAACGCCACACGACGGACTCCTTCGCGGATCTTCAGCTGTGCACTTCAAGCCACTTGCAGCCGCTGTGGAGTCAGATTCGCCTCTTCTGGACATCTGAAGCGGCATCTTCAGTCCCACGGTTCCAACCGGCGGTTCAAATGCCATCTCTGTGACTGTGCCTATAGTCGGCAGGATAACCTTAAGAAGCACTTGTTGGCAGCCCATGGGGTTAGCCAAATCAGGAACAATTAG
- the LOC139752093 gene encoding uncharacterized protein isoform X2 translates to MSGNEIPADDLRRRTEGEDHLHDNLQSTGQQHWSAVYIKEELMSSPEEAQNTNGLIDPLKVVKQEVGVVNELARSSDLNMPPMTRLHTTDSTQYNGLLYMDDKTVNGYNSIDNLHYPNVTHNTQPSTSSGSAYRDSPSCPTSISPSNGNNISPTTHPPPSPSPFFSIHSNGHYPSPSPANYTSTSPVGQTPTSPIPYNSGNTTTGPASSSRAVNVSPVSPEPCVSIIFGAQASKDPNSTIPQSSGSAPLSTFNPVTELIIPDAYFHESMQQQGPSAYHSVPVPQGQSSDCFSQGPMASTNVEGKTSTYHTPSPTNSSPLVRQVSAGPSGGSPSQKRRSASCSSAYNNSRAGLIRNGRKRYGSQVSSLAPYSIEGTMLPLYTPPHNKYILPSTLASANEPLLSFNQTHLPSPYSNTETFPPLSQPQRSSLYSPPPYTLPKTEENSSFPPYILPPSNKITLTGDSSPQTYTHLGPQSYMTNSTPPSLSNQPDFPLYTNAPPVTFSGTSQLSVHSQMSSHSSSSSPVLPPFTSINSAPPVASTSSLALNQDSGNQVIELVNGDVTSNTLFWGDNSNTNIAAGTSDQNATRRTPSRIFSCALQATCSRCGVRFASSGHLKRHLQSHGSNRRFKCHLCDCAYSRQDNLKKHLLAAHGVSQIRNN, encoded by the exons ATGAGTGGCAACGAGATCCCTGCTGATGACCTGCGCAGGAGGACTGAAGGGGAAGATCACTTGCACGACAACCTCCAAAGCACAGGGCAGCAGCACTGGTCAGCAGTGTACATCAAGGAGGAGTTGATGTCGTCGCCAGAGGAGGCCCAGAACACCAACGGCTTGATCGACCCTCTGAAAGTGGTCAAGCAAGAAGTCGGCGTTGTGAACGAACTCGCCAGAAGCAGTGATCTCAACATGCCGCCCATGACCCGCCTCCATACCACAG ACTCGACACAGTACAACGGCTTGCTGTATATGGACGACAAGACTGTTAATGGGTACAACAGCATCGACAACCTGCATTACCCTAATGTCACCCATAATACCCAACCGTCCACGAGCTCCGGCAGCGCATATCGTGACAGCCCATCTTGTCCTACATCCATTAGTCCCTCTAATGGCAATAACATTAGCCCGactacccaccctcctcctagcCCCTCTCCTTTCTTCAGCATCCACTCGAATGGTCACTACCCTTCTCCTAGCCCTGCTAATTACACCAGCACAAGTCCAGTAGGTCAGACTCCTACTAGTCCGATTCCTTACAACAGCGGTAACACGACGACTGGCCCTGCTTCTTCAAGCCGTGCTGTCAACGTCTCCCCTGTCAGCCCCGAACCGTGCGTTTCCATCATCTTTGGGGCCCAAGCGTCGAAGGACCCCAACAGTACCATCCCCCAGTCCTCTGGCAGTGCTCCTTTGTCAACTTTTAACCCTGTCACAGAGCTTATAATACCAGATGCTTACTTTCATGAATCAATGCAGCAACAAGGACCATCTGCGTACCACTCGGTGCCCGTCCCACAAGGTCAGTCATCCGATTGCTTCAGCCAAGGGCCAATGGCATCAACAAATGTAGAAGGCAAGACTAGCACTTATCACACACCCTCGCCTACAAACAGTTCTCCCTTAGTACGCCAGGTTTCTGCTGGTCCAAGTGGCGGGTCACCATCGCAGAAACGTCGCAGCGCAAGTTGTTCTTCAGCATATAACAACTCTAGGGCTGGGCTGATCCGAAATGGTCGTAAACGATACGGCTCGCAAGTGAGCTCTTTGGCTCCATATTCGATCGAAGGGACCATGCTTCctctttacacaccacctcataACAAATACATCCTCCCCTCTACATTAGCGTCTGCCAATGAGCCTCTTCTGTCCTTCAACCaaactcaccttccctcaccgtaCAGCAACACTGAAACTTTTCCTCCCCTCAGTCAACCGCAACGTTCCTCCTTGTACAgtccacctccatacacattgCCTAAGACGGAAGAAAATTCCAGTTTCCCGCCATATATTCTTCCTCCTAGCAATAAGATTACCCTCACCGGTGACTCCTCTCCGCAGACATACACCCACCTCGGTCCACAGTCTTACATGACTAATTcaacaccaccatccttaagCAATCAacctgacttccctctctacacAAATGCCCCACCTGTCACATTCTCGGGCACATCTCAGCTTTCTGTTCATTCCCAAATGTCTTcccactcttcttcctcctcccctgtgcTCCCTCCGTTCACCAGCATAAACTCCGCGCCCCCTGTGGCCTCCACTTCCTCTCTCGCCTTAAACCAAGACAGTGGAAACCAGGTGATTGAACTAGTCAATGGAGACGTAACGTCAAATACGCTTTTTTGGGGTGACAATAGCAACACGAACATCGCTGCTGGCACCAGTGACCAAAACGCCACACGACGGACTCCTTCGCGGATCTTCAGCTGTGCACTTCAAGCCACTTGCAGCCGCTGTGGAGTCAGATTCGCCTCTTCTGGACATCTGAAGCGGCATCTTCAGTCCCACGGTTCCAACCGGCGGTTCAAATGCCATCTCTGTGACTGTGCCTATAGTCGGCAGGATAACCTTAAGAAGCACTTGTTGGCAGCCCATGGGGTTAGCCAAATCAGGAACAATTAG